From one Verrucomicrobiota bacterium genomic stretch:
- the atpA gene encoding F0F1 ATP synthase subunit alpha yields the protein MSTILEELESEINSLATSVTKTNVGTVRSIGDGVAKVEGLSEVMYMEMIEFPGGLFGLALNLEETEVGVILLGDSLHIKEGDEAKTTGRLLSVPVGKSLFGRVVNALGQPIDGKGPIENEAEYPVEKIAPGIIKRKSVSVPVQTGILPIDAMIPIGRGQRELIIGDRSTGKTTVAIDTIISQARQNKAAEEGQLKDHKPLYCIYVVIGQKRSNVARIIKTLEDAGAMDYTIVVSASASDSASNQYLAPYAGCAMAEYLMDQGLDALIVYDDLSKHAVAYRQVSLILRRPSGREAYPGDVFYLHSRLLERSARLSEAEGGGSLTALPIIETQAGDVSAYIPTNVISITDGQIFLDTDLFYQGIRPAINVGISVSRVGSAAQTKSVKDVSGTTKLDLAQFRELQAFAQFGSDLDAATKQKIERGQRIVELFKQGQYNPMAMELEVIFLFAMQNGYFDDVAVERIKDCQSAMEKFFVERKQDLLAKIRDDQPSMKKDKETVDATKAALDEFKSTWS from the coding sequence GCCTGAGCGAGGTCATGTATATGGAAATGATCGAGTTTCCCGGCGGCCTCTTTGGTCTGGCCCTCAATCTGGAGGAAACCGAAGTCGGCGTCATTCTCCTGGGGGACAGCCTTCACATCAAAGAAGGGGACGAAGCCAAAACCACCGGCCGCCTCCTCTCCGTTCCCGTTGGCAAAAGTCTCTTTGGTCGGGTCGTGAATGCCCTCGGCCAGCCCATCGATGGCAAGGGCCCGATCGAAAACGAAGCGGAATACCCGGTCGAGAAAATCGCCCCCGGCATCATCAAACGGAAATCGGTCTCGGTTCCCGTCCAGACCGGCATCCTCCCGATCGACGCCATGATCCCGATCGGCCGGGGCCAGCGGGAACTCATCATCGGAGACCGGTCGACCGGCAAAACGACCGTCGCCATCGACACCATCATCTCCCAGGCCCGCCAAAACAAGGCCGCCGAAGAAGGCCAGCTCAAGGATCACAAGCCACTCTACTGCATCTACGTCGTCATCGGCCAAAAGCGTTCGAACGTCGCCCGGATCATCAAAACCCTGGAAGACGCCGGCGCCATGGACTACACCATCGTGGTCTCCGCCTCCGCCTCGGACTCGGCCTCGAACCAATACCTCGCCCCCTACGCTGGGTGCGCCATGGCTGAATACCTCATGGACCAAGGCCTGGACGCCCTCATCGTCTACGATGACCTCTCCAAGCACGCGGTCGCCTACCGCCAAGTCTCCCTCATCCTCCGCCGCCCCTCGGGACGCGAAGCCTACCCGGGAGACGTCTTCTACCTTCACAGCCGTCTCTTGGAGCGCTCCGCCCGCCTCTCCGAGGCCGAAGGAGGCGGTTCTCTCACGGCCCTGCCCATCATCGAAACCCAGGCCGGTGACGTCTCGGCCTACATCCCGACCAATGTGATTTCCATCACCGACGGGCAAATCTTCCTCGACACCGACCTCTTCTACCAGGGCATCCGCCCCGCCATCAACGTCGGCATCTCCGTCTCGCGGGTCGGCTCCGCCGCCCAGACCAAATCCGTCAAGGACGTCTCCGGCACCACCAAACTCGATCTGGCGCAATTCCGGGAACTCCAAGCCTTCGCCCAATTCGGCTCGGACCTCGACGCCGCCACCAAGCAGAAAATCGAGCGGGGCCAGCGCATCGTCGAACTCTTCAAACAGGGCCAATACAATCCCATGGCCATGGAATTGGAAGTCATCTTCCTCTTCGCCATGCAGAATGGCTACTTCGATGACGTGGCCGTCGAGCGAATCAAGGACTGCCAGAGCGCCATGGAAAAATTCTTCGTGGAGCGAAAGCAGGACCTCCTGGCCAAGATCCGCGATGACCAGCCGAGCATGAAAAAGGACAAAGAAACCGTCGACGCGACCAAAGCCGCCCTCGACGAATTCAAAAGCACTTGGAGCTAA